The Heliomicrobium gestii DNA window GGGTAAAGGAGGGCGAGGCATTTAATCAGAACATAAAAAATATTCAGAAAAAACTCTTTTCCCCAGACAAAGAATCGTTTATAATAAGCGACAAGATGCTTTGACGAGTAAACGAGCATATATCTAGTTAAACGAGAAATATTTTTGGATAAACGAACTGCGCTATGGAATTTGAGGGGGTTGGGCGGCGATGCGTATTGATGTGCTTGGTGATGGTCGTATTCAAGTGCTGGTTTCTACAGAGGGTTTGTCCCAACGGGGGATAAATATTCGTGACCTTTGGCAATACAACCCCAATGCACAACAATTTCTCTCAGGCGCTCTTCGTGAAGCCATGGACAATGGTGCGATTCACCTGCCTTCCGGGGCGGTCTCTGTGGAAGCCATCGGATTGGTGACAGAAGGGGTCGCTGTCATCTTGACCGTACAGAAACCGGCCGTCGCCACCTGTCCGATGCTAGAACCGGAAGGGGGCAACAGGGAGGAGAGGGAAGGCGATTCTGTCAAGGCCACGGAAGTGGCCTATGTATTCCATAGTTTTGAGGACCTGCTTTCCGCCTGCCGGCGCCTGACCGACAATGATTTGCGCCAGGGCGATGTGCTCCATTACCAGGGCGCCCTTTATCTGACCATCCCCATCGAAAGAGCACAGGAGCGCGCAGCCCGCACGTTGTTGAGCGAGTACGGCGAAAAAAGCCCTTACGCACCTCTATTTTTCACGGAACATGGTAACATCATACGCAAGGGCGACGCGCCGCGCTTTATCGTTGAAAAGTTTGGTCAGAAAGAAGGCTATCGAAAAACAGGATAATTTTTTAAGCAACCACTTGTTTCGTCGTCGATTCTTGCTTATAATGTAAATCGAAATAGCAAATGTCACAACGAAGTGACGATTGGGCAACGACGCTTTCTCATCTTAACCTCCGTTAAGATGTATGAAAGCGTTTTTTATTTGCCCATACTAAGTGAGGAGGTTTTCGACACATGGGTTACACCAAGGAAGACGTCCTTCGCATGGCTCGCGAATTTGACGTCAAATTTATCCGCCTGCAATTCACCGACATCCTCGGCGTCTTGAAGAACGTGGCGATCCCCGTGGATCAACTGCAAAAAGCGCTCGACGGCGAAATGATGTTTGACGGTTCCTCTATCGATGGTTTTGTT harbors:
- a CDS encoding adaptor protein MecA; translation: MRIDVLGDGRIQVLVSTEGLSQRGINIRDLWQYNPNAQQFLSGALREAMDNGAIHLPSGAVSVEAIGLVTEGVAVILTVQKPAVATCPMLEPEGGNREEREGDSVKATEVAYVFHSFEDLLSACRRLTDNDLRQGDVLHYQGALYLTIPIERAQERAARTLLSEYGEKSPYAPLFFTEHGNIIRKGDAPRFIVEKFGQKEGYRKTG